From a region of the Equus przewalskii isolate Varuska chromosome 2, EquPr2, whole genome shotgun sequence genome:
- the ZMYND12 gene encoding zinc finger MYND domain-containing protein 12 isoform X4, whose protein sequence is MNVIYPLAVPKGRRLCCEVCDAPAERVCTACTVTYYCGVVHQRADWGSIHEKICQLLIPLRTSMPFYNSEEERKHGLQQLQQRQHLIEFCYTVAQKYLFEGKHEDAVPAALHSLRFRMNVHGLSSVELVPAYLLLAEASLGLGRIVQAEEYLCQAQWTVLKSTECSYATHSLLHRNLGLLYMAKENYEEARYHLANDIYFASCAFGTEDIRTSGGYFHLANIFYGLKKLDRADTLYTKVSEIWNKYLNNHYQVLSQARIQQIDLLGKRFETDTGLDEAQEAEAIRILTSIWNIRESTSDTAPQKTIFVLKTLVMLYHLMMNSSKAQEYAMRALDLAREQQLSDQEQNSIQDLLSLISAEDAHLVT, encoded by the exons TGGTGTGGTTCATCAAAGAGCTGACTGGGGCAGCATCCACGAGAAGATCTGCCAGCTCCTGATTCCGCTGCGCACCTCCATGCCCTTCTACAACTCGGAGGAAGAACGGAAGCACgggctgcagcagctgcagcagcggCAG CATTTGATTGAGTTCTGCTACACCGTAGCCCAGAAATATCTCTTTGAAGGAAAACATGAAGATGCTGTCCCAGCAGCTTTGCATTCTCTTCGCTTCCGCATGAATGTGCATGGCCTGAGTTCAGTGGAGCTTGTGCCTGCTTACCTGCTGTTGGCCGAGGCGAGCCTTG GTCTGGGCCGGATTGTCCAGGCTGAGGAATATCTATGCCAAGCCCAGTGGACAGTCCTCAAGTCAACTGAATGCTCTTATGCCACCCACTCGTTACTGCATCGGAACCTGGGACTTCTCTATATGGCTAAGGAAAACTATGAGGAAGCCCGTTATCATCTGGCTAATGAT ATTTATTTTGCCAGTTGTGCATTTGGAACAGAGGACATCAGGACCTCAGGAGGCTATTTTCACCTAGCTAATATCTTCTATGGCCTTAAAAAGTTGGACCGGGCAGACACACTGTACACCAAG GTCTCTGAGATctggaataaatatttgaacaatcACTATCAAGTCCTCTCGCAGGCTCGCATCCAACAAATAGATTTACTGGGCAAACGATTTGAGACCGACACTGGCTTGG ATGAAGCCCAGGAAGCAGAAGCCATTCGGATCCTGACTTCAATCTGGAACATTCGAGAATCTACCTCTGACACAGCCCCCCAAAAAACTATCTTTGTTCTGAAAACCCTGGTCATGCTTTACCACCTGATGATGAATTCTTCAAAG GCACAAGAATATGCCATGAGAGCCCTCGATCTAGCCAGAGAGCAACAGCTCAGTGACCAGGAACAGAACTCCATTCAAGACTTACTCAGTCTCATCTCAGCTGAAGACGCCCATCTCGTTACTTAG
- the ZMYND12 gene encoding zinc finger MYND domain-containing protein 12 isoform X2 → MNVIYPLAVPKGRRLCCEVCDAPAERVCTACTVTYYCGVVHQRADWGSIHEKICQLLIPLRTSMPFYNSEEERKHGLQQLQQRQHLIEFCYTVAQKYLFEGKHEDAVPAALHSLRFRMNVHGLSSVELVPAYLLLAEASLGLGRIVQAEEYLCQAQWTVLKSTECSYATHSLLHRNLGLLYMAKENYEEARYHLANDIYFASCAFGTEDIRTSGGYFHLANIFYGLKKLDRADTLYTKVSEIWNKYLNNHYQVLSQARIQQIDLLGKRFETDTGLDEAQEAEAIRILTSIWNIRESTSDTAPQKTIFVLKTLVMLYHLMMNSSKQTFTKHLLCTRAWSSSQPVGYNRGDREAQGTVGAQRRDSNPTWDGHKNMP, encoded by the exons TGGTGTGGTTCATCAAAGAGCTGACTGGGGCAGCATCCACGAGAAGATCTGCCAGCTCCTGATTCCGCTGCGCACCTCCATGCCCTTCTACAACTCGGAGGAAGAACGGAAGCACgggctgcagcagctgcagcagcggCAG CATTTGATTGAGTTCTGCTACACCGTAGCCCAGAAATATCTCTTTGAAGGAAAACATGAAGATGCTGTCCCAGCAGCTTTGCATTCTCTTCGCTTCCGCATGAATGTGCATGGCCTGAGTTCAGTGGAGCTTGTGCCTGCTTACCTGCTGTTGGCCGAGGCGAGCCTTG GTCTGGGCCGGATTGTCCAGGCTGAGGAATATCTATGCCAAGCCCAGTGGACAGTCCTCAAGTCAACTGAATGCTCTTATGCCACCCACTCGTTACTGCATCGGAACCTGGGACTTCTCTATATGGCTAAGGAAAACTATGAGGAAGCCCGTTATCATCTGGCTAATGAT ATTTATTTTGCCAGTTGTGCATTTGGAACAGAGGACATCAGGACCTCAGGAGGCTATTTTCACCTAGCTAATATCTTCTATGGCCTTAAAAAGTTGGACCGGGCAGACACACTGTACACCAAG GTCTCTGAGATctggaataaatatttgaacaatcACTATCAAGTCCTCTCGCAGGCTCGCATCCAACAAATAGATTTACTGGGCAAACGATTTGAGACCGACACTGGCTTGG ATGAAGCCCAGGAAGCAGAAGCCATTCGGATCCTGACTTCAATCTGGAACATTCGAGAATCTACCTCTGACACAGCCCCCCAAAAAACTATCTTTGTTCTGAAAACCCTGGTCATGCTTTACCACCTGATGATGAATTCTTCAAAG cAAActtttactaagcacctactgtgtaccagggcCTGGAGTAGCTCACAGCCAGTGGGTTATAATAGAGGTGATAGAGAAGCCCAGGGCACTGTGGGAGCTCAAAGGAGAGACTCTAACCCCACCTGGGATGG GCACAAGAATATGCCATGA
- the ZMYND12 gene encoding zinc finger MYND domain-containing protein 12 isoform X7 yields the protein MPFYNSEEERKHGLQQLQQRQHLIEFCYTVAQKYLFEGKHEDAVPAALHSLRFRMNVHGLSSVELVPAYLLLAEASLGLGRIVQAEEYLCQAQWTVLKSTECSYATHSLLHRNLGLLYMAKENYEEARYHLANDIYFASCAFGTEDIRTSGGYFHLANIFYGLKKLDRADTLYTKVSEIWNKYLNNHYQVLSQARIQQIDLLGKRFETDTGLDEAQEAEAIRILTSIWNIRESTSDTAPQKTIFVLKTLVMLYHLMMNSSKAQEYAMRALDLAREQQLSDQEQNSIQDLLSLISAEDAHLVT from the exons ATGCCCTTCTACAACTCGGAGGAAGAACGGAAGCACgggctgcagcagctgcagcagcggCAG CATTTGATTGAGTTCTGCTACACCGTAGCCCAGAAATATCTCTTTGAAGGAAAACATGAAGATGCTGTCCCAGCAGCTTTGCATTCTCTTCGCTTCCGCATGAATGTGCATGGCCTGAGTTCAGTGGAGCTTGTGCCTGCTTACCTGCTGTTGGCCGAGGCGAGCCTTG GTCTGGGCCGGATTGTCCAGGCTGAGGAATATCTATGCCAAGCCCAGTGGACAGTCCTCAAGTCAACTGAATGCTCTTATGCCACCCACTCGTTACTGCATCGGAACCTGGGACTTCTCTATATGGCTAAGGAAAACTATGAGGAAGCCCGTTATCATCTGGCTAATGAT ATTTATTTTGCCAGTTGTGCATTTGGAACAGAGGACATCAGGACCTCAGGAGGCTATTTTCACCTAGCTAATATCTTCTATGGCCTTAAAAAGTTGGACCGGGCAGACACACTGTACACCAAG GTCTCTGAGATctggaataaatatttgaacaatcACTATCAAGTCCTCTCGCAGGCTCGCATCCAACAAATAGATTTACTGGGCAAACGATTTGAGACCGACACTGGCTTGG ATGAAGCCCAGGAAGCAGAAGCCATTCGGATCCTGACTTCAATCTGGAACATTCGAGAATCTACCTCTGACACAGCCCCCCAAAAAACTATCTTTGTTCTGAAAACCCTGGTCATGCTTTACCACCTGATGATGAATTCTTCAAAG GCACAAGAATATGCCATGAGAGCCCTCGATCTAGCCAGAGAGCAACAGCTCAGTGACCAGGAACAGAACTCCATTCAAGACTTACTCAGTCTCATCTCAGCTGAAGACGCCCATCTCGTTACTTAG
- the ZMYND12 gene encoding zinc finger MYND domain-containing protein 12 isoform X3 → MNVIYPLAVPKGRRLCCEVCDAPAERVCTACTVTYYCGVVHQRADWGSIHEKICQLLIPLRTSMPFYNSEEERKHGLQQLQQRQKHLIEFCYTVAQKYLFEGKHEDAVPAALHSLRFRMNVHGLSSVELVPAYLLLAEASLGLGRIVQAEEYLCQAQWTVLKSTECSYATHSLLHRNLGLLYMAKENYEEARYHLANDIYFASCAFGTEDIRTSGGYFHLANIFYGLKKLDRADTLYTKVSEIWNKYLNNHYQVLSQARIQQIDLLGKRFETDTGLDEAQEAEAIRILTSIWNIRESTSDTAPQKTIFVLKTLVMLYHLMMNSSKAQEYAMRALDLAREQQLSDQEQNSIQDLLSLISAEDAHLVT, encoded by the exons TGGTGTGGTTCATCAAAGAGCTGACTGGGGCAGCATCCACGAGAAGATCTGCCAGCTCCTGATTCCGCTGCGCACCTCCATGCCCTTCTACAACTCGGAGGAAGAACGGAAGCACgggctgcagcagctgcagcagcggCAG AAGCATTTGATTGAGTTCTGCTACACCGTAGCCCAGAAATATCTCTTTGAAGGAAAACATGAAGATGCTGTCCCAGCAGCTTTGCATTCTCTTCGCTTCCGCATGAATGTGCATGGCCTGAGTTCAGTGGAGCTTGTGCCTGCTTACCTGCTGTTGGCCGAGGCGAGCCTTG GTCTGGGCCGGATTGTCCAGGCTGAGGAATATCTATGCCAAGCCCAGTGGACAGTCCTCAAGTCAACTGAATGCTCTTATGCCACCCACTCGTTACTGCATCGGAACCTGGGACTTCTCTATATGGCTAAGGAAAACTATGAGGAAGCCCGTTATCATCTGGCTAATGAT ATTTATTTTGCCAGTTGTGCATTTGGAACAGAGGACATCAGGACCTCAGGAGGCTATTTTCACCTAGCTAATATCTTCTATGGCCTTAAAAAGTTGGACCGGGCAGACACACTGTACACCAAG GTCTCTGAGATctggaataaatatttgaacaatcACTATCAAGTCCTCTCGCAGGCTCGCATCCAACAAATAGATTTACTGGGCAAACGATTTGAGACCGACACTGGCTTGG ATGAAGCCCAGGAAGCAGAAGCCATTCGGATCCTGACTTCAATCTGGAACATTCGAGAATCTACCTCTGACACAGCCCCCCAAAAAACTATCTTTGTTCTGAAAACCCTGGTCATGCTTTACCACCTGATGATGAATTCTTCAAAG GCACAAGAATATGCCATGAGAGCCCTCGATCTAGCCAGAGAGCAACAGCTCAGTGACCAGGAACAGAACTCCATTCAAGACTTACTCAGTCTCATCTCAGCTGAAGACGCCCATCTCGTTACTTAG
- the ZMYND12 gene encoding zinc finger MYND domain-containing protein 12 isoform X6: protein MPFYNSEEERKHGLQQLQQRQKHLIEFCYTVAQKYLFEGKHEDAVPAALHSLRFRMNVHGLSSVELVPAYLLLAEASLGLGRIVQAEEYLCQAQWTVLKSTECSYATHSLLHRNLGLLYMAKENYEEARYHLANDIYFASCAFGTEDIRTSGGYFHLANIFYGLKKLDRADTLYTKVSEIWNKYLNNHYQVLSQARIQQIDLLGKRFETDTGLDEAQEAEAIRILTSIWNIRESTSDTAPQKTIFVLKTLVMLYHLMMNSSKAQEYAMRALDLAREQQLSDQEQNSIQDLLSLISAEDAHLVT from the exons ATGCCCTTCTACAACTCGGAGGAAGAACGGAAGCACgggctgcagcagctgcagcagcggCAG AAGCATTTGATTGAGTTCTGCTACACCGTAGCCCAGAAATATCTCTTTGAAGGAAAACATGAAGATGCTGTCCCAGCAGCTTTGCATTCTCTTCGCTTCCGCATGAATGTGCATGGCCTGAGTTCAGTGGAGCTTGTGCCTGCTTACCTGCTGTTGGCCGAGGCGAGCCTTG GTCTGGGCCGGATTGTCCAGGCTGAGGAATATCTATGCCAAGCCCAGTGGACAGTCCTCAAGTCAACTGAATGCTCTTATGCCACCCACTCGTTACTGCATCGGAACCTGGGACTTCTCTATATGGCTAAGGAAAACTATGAGGAAGCCCGTTATCATCTGGCTAATGAT ATTTATTTTGCCAGTTGTGCATTTGGAACAGAGGACATCAGGACCTCAGGAGGCTATTTTCACCTAGCTAATATCTTCTATGGCCTTAAAAAGTTGGACCGGGCAGACACACTGTACACCAAG GTCTCTGAGATctggaataaatatttgaacaatcACTATCAAGTCCTCTCGCAGGCTCGCATCCAACAAATAGATTTACTGGGCAAACGATTTGAGACCGACACTGGCTTGG ATGAAGCCCAGGAAGCAGAAGCCATTCGGATCCTGACTTCAATCTGGAACATTCGAGAATCTACCTCTGACACAGCCCCCCAAAAAACTATCTTTGTTCTGAAAACCCTGGTCATGCTTTACCACCTGATGATGAATTCTTCAAAG GCACAAGAATATGCCATGAGAGCCCTCGATCTAGCCAGAGAGCAACAGCTCAGTGACCAGGAACAGAACTCCATTCAAGACTTACTCAGTCTCATCTCAGCTGAAGACGCCCATCTCGTTACTTAG
- the ZMYND12 gene encoding zinc finger MYND domain-containing protein 12 isoform X1, with translation MNVIYPLAVPKGRRLCCEVCDAPAERVCTACTVTYYCGVVHQRADWGSIHEKICQLLIPLRTSMPFYNSEEERKHGLQQLQQRQKHLIEFCYTVAQKYLFEGKHEDAVPAALHSLRFRMNVHGLSSVELVPAYLLLAEASLGLGRIVQAEEYLCQAQWTVLKSTECSYATHSLLHRNLGLLYMAKENYEEARYHLANDIYFASCAFGTEDIRTSGGYFHLANIFYGLKKLDRADTLYTKVSEIWNKYLNNHYQVLSQARIQQIDLLGKRFETDTGLDEAQEAEAIRILTSIWNIRESTSDTAPQKTIFVLKTLVMLYHLMMNSSKQTFTKHLLCTRAWSSSQPVGYNRGDREAQGTVGAQRRDSNPTWDGHKNMP, from the exons TGGTGTGGTTCATCAAAGAGCTGACTGGGGCAGCATCCACGAGAAGATCTGCCAGCTCCTGATTCCGCTGCGCACCTCCATGCCCTTCTACAACTCGGAGGAAGAACGGAAGCACgggctgcagcagctgcagcagcggCAG AAGCATTTGATTGAGTTCTGCTACACCGTAGCCCAGAAATATCTCTTTGAAGGAAAACATGAAGATGCTGTCCCAGCAGCTTTGCATTCTCTTCGCTTCCGCATGAATGTGCATGGCCTGAGTTCAGTGGAGCTTGTGCCTGCTTACCTGCTGTTGGCCGAGGCGAGCCTTG GTCTGGGCCGGATTGTCCAGGCTGAGGAATATCTATGCCAAGCCCAGTGGACAGTCCTCAAGTCAACTGAATGCTCTTATGCCACCCACTCGTTACTGCATCGGAACCTGGGACTTCTCTATATGGCTAAGGAAAACTATGAGGAAGCCCGTTATCATCTGGCTAATGAT ATTTATTTTGCCAGTTGTGCATTTGGAACAGAGGACATCAGGACCTCAGGAGGCTATTTTCACCTAGCTAATATCTTCTATGGCCTTAAAAAGTTGGACCGGGCAGACACACTGTACACCAAG GTCTCTGAGATctggaataaatatttgaacaatcACTATCAAGTCCTCTCGCAGGCTCGCATCCAACAAATAGATTTACTGGGCAAACGATTTGAGACCGACACTGGCTTGG ATGAAGCCCAGGAAGCAGAAGCCATTCGGATCCTGACTTCAATCTGGAACATTCGAGAATCTACCTCTGACACAGCCCCCCAAAAAACTATCTTTGTTCTGAAAACCCTGGTCATGCTTTACCACCTGATGATGAATTCTTCAAAG cAAActtttactaagcacctactgtgtaccagggcCTGGAGTAGCTCACAGCCAGTGGGTTATAATAGAGGTGATAGAGAAGCCCAGGGCACTGTGGGAGCTCAAAGGAGAGACTCTAACCCCACCTGGGATGG GCACAAGAATATGCCATGA
- the ZMYND12 gene encoding zinc finger MYND domain-containing protein 12 isoform X5: MPFYNSEEERKHGLQQLQQRQKHLIEFCYTVAQKYLFEGKHEDAVPAALHSLRFRMNVHGLSSVELVPAYLLLAEASLGLGRIVQAEEYLCQAQWTVLKSTECSYATHSLLHRNLGLLYMAKENYEEARYHLANDIYFASCAFGTEDIRTSGGYFHLANIFYGLKKLDRADTLYTKVSEIWNKYLNNHYQVLSQARIQQIDLLGKRFETDTGLDEAQEAEAIRILTSIWNIRESTSDTAPQKTIFVLKTLVMLYHLMMNSSKQTFTKHLLCTRAWSSSQPVGYNRGDREAQGTVGAQRRDSNPTWDGHKNMP, translated from the exons ATGCCCTTCTACAACTCGGAGGAAGAACGGAAGCACgggctgcagcagctgcagcagcggCAG AAGCATTTGATTGAGTTCTGCTACACCGTAGCCCAGAAATATCTCTTTGAAGGAAAACATGAAGATGCTGTCCCAGCAGCTTTGCATTCTCTTCGCTTCCGCATGAATGTGCATGGCCTGAGTTCAGTGGAGCTTGTGCCTGCTTACCTGCTGTTGGCCGAGGCGAGCCTTG GTCTGGGCCGGATTGTCCAGGCTGAGGAATATCTATGCCAAGCCCAGTGGACAGTCCTCAAGTCAACTGAATGCTCTTATGCCACCCACTCGTTACTGCATCGGAACCTGGGACTTCTCTATATGGCTAAGGAAAACTATGAGGAAGCCCGTTATCATCTGGCTAATGAT ATTTATTTTGCCAGTTGTGCATTTGGAACAGAGGACATCAGGACCTCAGGAGGCTATTTTCACCTAGCTAATATCTTCTATGGCCTTAAAAAGTTGGACCGGGCAGACACACTGTACACCAAG GTCTCTGAGATctggaataaatatttgaacaatcACTATCAAGTCCTCTCGCAGGCTCGCATCCAACAAATAGATTTACTGGGCAAACGATTTGAGACCGACACTGGCTTGG ATGAAGCCCAGGAAGCAGAAGCCATTCGGATCCTGACTTCAATCTGGAACATTCGAGAATCTACCTCTGACACAGCCCCCCAAAAAACTATCTTTGTTCTGAAAACCCTGGTCATGCTTTACCACCTGATGATGAATTCTTCAAAG cAAActtttactaagcacctactgtgtaccagggcCTGGAGTAGCTCACAGCCAGTGGGTTATAATAGAGGTGATAGAGAAGCCCAGGGCACTGTGGGAGCTCAAAGGAGAGACTCTAACCCCACCTGGGATGG GCACAAGAATATGCCATGA